The Streptomyces seoulensis genome contains a region encoding:
- the gap gene encoding type I glyceraldehyde-3-phosphate dehydrogenase: protein MTIRVGINGFGRIGRNYFRALLEQGADIEVVAVNDLGDTATTAHLLKYDTILGRLKAEVTHTADTITVDGHTIKVLSERNPADIPWGELGVDIVIESTGIFTKRDDAAKHLAGGAKKVLISAPAKDEDITIVMGVNQDKYDPAKDHVISNASCTTNCVAPMAKVLDENFGIVSGLMTTVHAYTNDQRILDFPHKDLRRARAAAENIIPTTTGAAKATALVLPQLKGKLDGIAMRVPVPTGSATDLVVELQREVTKDEVNAAFKKASEDGSLKGFLSYTEDEIVSSDIVGDPASCTFDSSLTMVQDGNTVKILGWYDNEWGYSNRLVDLTVFVGEQL, encoded by the coding sequence GTGACGATCCGCGTAGGCATCAACGGCTTCGGCCGCATCGGGCGTAACTACTTCCGCGCTCTGCTGGAGCAGGGTGCGGACATCGAGGTTGTGGCTGTCAACGACCTGGGTGACACCGCGACCACGGCGCACCTGCTCAAGTACGACACGATCCTGGGCCGCCTCAAGGCCGAGGTCACCCACACCGCCGACACCATCACGGTCGACGGCCACACCATCAAGGTGCTCTCCGAGCGCAACCCCGCCGACATCCCGTGGGGCGAGCTGGGCGTCGACATCGTCATCGAGTCGACCGGCATCTTCACCAAGCGTGACGACGCCGCCAAGCACCTGGCCGGCGGCGCCAAGAAGGTCCTCATCTCGGCTCCGGCCAAGGATGAGGACATCACCATCGTGATGGGCGTCAACCAGGACAAGTACGACCCGGCGAAGGACCACGTCATCTCCAACGCCTCGTGCACCACCAACTGTGTGGCGCCGATGGCGAAGGTCCTGGACGAGAACTTCGGCATCGTCAGCGGTCTGATGACCACGGTGCACGCGTACACCAACGACCAGCGCATCCTTGACTTCCCGCACAAGGACCTGCGTCGTGCCCGCGCCGCCGCCGAGAACATCATCCCGACCACGACCGGTGCCGCCAAGGCCACCGCGCTGGTCCTGCCGCAGCTCAAGGGCAAGCTGGACGGCATCGCCATGCGCGTCCCGGTCCCGACCGGCTCGGCCACCGACCTGGTCGTGGAGCTGCAGCGCGAGGTCACCAAGGACGAGGTCAACGCCGCGTTCAAGAAGGCCTCCGAGGACGGCTCCCTGAAGGGCTTCCTGTCCTACACCGAGGACGAGATCGTGTCCTCCGACATCGTCGGCGACCCGGCCTCCTGCACCTTCGACTCGTCCCTGACCATGGTCCAGGACGGCAACACGGTGAAGATCCTCGGCTGGTACGACAACGAGTGGGGCTACTCCAACCGCCTCGTGGACCTGACGGTCTTCGTCGGCGAGCAGCTCTGA
- a CDS encoding phosphoglycerate kinase, giving the protein MKTIDELLADGVSGRRVFVRADLNVPLADGTITDDGRIRAVVPTIKALADAGAEVVVASHLGRPKGAPDPAFSLLPVAERLAELLGTPVAFAEDTVGPAAHAAVDGLEPGQVAVIENLRFNPGETSKDDTERGEFADRLAALADVYVGDGFGAVHRGHASVYDLPARLPHYAGYLIAREVGVLKKLTDDVKRPYVVVLGGAKVSDKLAVIDELLGKADRLLIGGGMAYTFLKAQGHEVGISLLQEDQIPVVKEYMERAEKSGVELVLPVDVLVSPEFPDLKTKAPSRHTVVDADKIPADQEGLDIGPKTRELYASKLADAETVFWNGPMGVFEHPDYAEGTKAVAQALVDSDGFTVVGGGDSAAAVRTLGFDENAFGHISTGGGASLEYLEGKTLPGLAALED; this is encoded by the coding sequence ATGAAGACGATCGACGAACTTCTCGCCGACGGCGTGAGCGGCAGGCGGGTCTTCGTCCGCGCCGACCTCAACGTGCCGCTGGCCGACGGGACCATCACCGACGACGGCCGCATCCGTGCCGTCGTGCCCACCATCAAGGCCCTCGCGGACGCGGGCGCCGAGGTGGTCGTCGCCTCCCACCTGGGCCGTCCCAAGGGCGCCCCGGACCCGGCCTTCTCGCTGCTGCCCGTCGCCGAGCGCCTCGCCGAACTCCTCGGTACGCCGGTCGCCTTCGCCGAGGACACCGTCGGCCCCGCCGCCCACGCGGCCGTCGACGGCCTGGAGCCCGGCCAGGTCGCGGTCATCGAGAACCTGCGCTTCAACCCCGGCGAGACCTCCAAGGACGACACCGAGCGCGGCGAGTTCGCCGACCGGCTGGCCGCCCTCGCCGACGTGTACGTGGGTGACGGCTTCGGCGCCGTGCACCGGGGGCACGCCTCCGTCTACGACCTCCCGGCCCGGCTGCCGCACTACGCCGGCTACCTGATCGCGCGCGAGGTCGGCGTCCTGAAGAAGCTCACCGACGACGTCAAGCGCCCCTACGTCGTCGTGCTCGGCGGTGCCAAGGTCTCCGACAAGCTCGCCGTCATCGACGAGCTGCTCGGCAAGGCCGACCGCCTGCTCATCGGCGGCGGCATGGCCTACACCTTCCTCAAGGCGCAGGGCCACGAGGTCGGCATCTCCCTCCTCCAGGAGGACCAGATCCCGGTCGTCAAGGAGTACATGGAGCGCGCCGAGAAGAGCGGCGTGGAGCTGGTCCTGCCCGTCGACGTCCTGGTCTCCCCGGAGTTCCCGGACCTGAAGACCAAGGCCCCCTCCCGGCACACCGTGGTCGACGCGGACAAGATCCCCGCCGACCAGGAGGGTCTCGACATCGGCCCGAAGACCCGCGAGCTGTACGCCTCGAAGCTCGCCGACGCCGAGACCGTCTTCTGGAACGGTCCGATGGGCGTCTTCGAGCACCCCGACTACGCCGAGGGCACCAAGGCGGTCGCCCAGGCCCTGGTCGACTCCGACGGCTTCACCGTCGTCGGCGGCGGCGACTCCGCCGCCGCGGTGCGTACGCTCGGTTTCGACGAGAACGCATTCGGCCACATCTCGACCGGCGGCGGCGCCTCCCTCGAATATCTCGAGGGCAAGACGCTCCCCGGCCTCGCCGCACTGGAGGACTGA
- the tpiA gene encoding triose-phosphate isomerase — MTTRTPIMAGNWKMNLNHLEAIAHVQKLAFALADKDYDAVEVAVLPPFTDLRSVQTLVDGDKLKIKYGAQDISQHDSGAYTGEISGPMLAKLKCAYVLAGHSERRQYHHETDDVVNAKVKAAFKNGITPILCVGEELDVREAGNHVDHTLAQVEGGLKDVPAEQAETVVIAYEPVWAIGTGKVCGSEDAQEVCGAIRGKLAELYSGDVADKIRIQYGGSVKSGNVAEIMAKPDIDGALVGGASLDTDEFVKIVRFRDQ; from the coding sequence ATGACCACTCGCACGCCGATCATGGCGGGCAACTGGAAGATGAACCTCAACCACCTCGAGGCCATCGCGCACGTCCAGAAGCTCGCCTTCGCCCTGGCCGACAAGGACTACGACGCCGTCGAGGTCGCCGTCCTGCCGCCCTTCACCGACCTGCGGTCCGTGCAGACCCTGGTCGACGGCGACAAGCTCAAGATCAAGTACGGCGCCCAGGACATCTCCCAGCACGACTCCGGTGCCTACACCGGCGAGATCTCCGGCCCGATGCTGGCCAAGCTGAAGTGCGCCTACGTGCTCGCCGGCCACTCCGAGCGCCGTCAGTACCACCACGAGACCGACGACGTGGTCAACGCCAAGGTCAAGGCCGCCTTCAAGAACGGCATCACCCCGATCCTGTGCGTCGGCGAGGAGCTGGACGTCCGCGAGGCCGGGAACCACGTCGACCACACCCTCGCCCAGGTCGAGGGCGGTCTGAAGGACGTCCCGGCCGAGCAGGCCGAGACCGTCGTGATCGCCTACGAGCCCGTGTGGGCCATCGGCACCGGCAAGGTCTGCGGTTCCGAGGACGCGCAGGAGGTCTGCGGCGCGATCCGGGGCAAGCTCGCGGAGCTGTACTCAGGGGACGTCGCCGACAAGATCCGCATCCAGTACGGCGGCTCGGTGAAGTCCGGCAACGTCGCCGAGATCATGGCCAAGCCGGACATCGACGGCGCCCTGGTGGGCGGCGCGTCGCTGGACACCGACGAGTTCGTCAAGATCGTGCGGTTCCGCGATCAGTGA
- the secG gene encoding preprotein translocase subunit SecG: protein MVLGFSIALIVFSLLLMLLVLMHKGKGGGLSDMFGGGMQSSVGGSSVAERNLDRITVVIAVLWFASIIVLGLLMKSSG, encoded by the coding sequence GTGGTTTTGGGGTTCTCGATCGCCCTGATCGTCTTCAGCCTGCTGCTGATGCTGCTGGTGCTGATGCACAAGGGGAAGGGCGGCGGCCTCTCCGACATGTTCGGTGGTGGCATGCAGTCCTCCGTGGGCGGCTCCTCGGTCGCCGAGCGCAACCTCGACCGCATCACGGTCGTGATCGCCGTGCTCTGGTTCGCCTCCATCATCGTGCTCGGCCTGCTCATGAAGTCGAGCGGCTGA
- a CDS encoding RNA polymerase-binding protein RbpA, which yields MASGNAIRGSRVGAGPMGEAERGESAPRLRISFWCSNGHETQPSFASDAQVPDTWDCPRCGFPAGQDRDNPPDPPRTEPYKTHLAYVRERRSDADGEAILAEALAKLRGEI from the coding sequence GTGGCAAGTGGCAACGCGATCCGGGGAAGCCGGGTCGGTGCGGGGCCGATGGGCGAGGCCGAGCGCGGCGAGTCCGCACCGCGTCTGCGCATCTCCTTCTGGTGCTCCAACGGGCACGAGACCCAGCCGAGCTTCGCCAGCGACGCGCAGGTCCCCGACACCTGGGACTGCCCGCGCTGCGGCTTCCCGGCCGGTCAGGACCGGGACAACCCGCCGGACCCGCCGCGCACCGAGCCCTACAAGACGCACCTCGCCTATGTGCGTGAGCGGCGCAGCGACGCGGACGGCGAGGCGATCCTCGCCGAGGCGCTCGCCAAACTGCGGGGCGAGATCTAG
- a CDS encoding MFS transporter: MTTAQAAQAVPTTPAWRGGFGRLWTAAVLSRFGDALRTAALPLLAVRLTDDPLAVAAVTACGYVPWLLFGLLGGALADRVDQRRAMWAVDVARGLLVAAFALAVALGHASIPLLIALAFSLTALQTLFDNAATALLPSVVRPESLGSANARLMTGQQVAGGLLGGPLVPLLLTAGAFLPYAADAVTYLLGAALVASLRVETPSREPRPAGATLRADIGDGLRALWRDRVLRAVCGATLLCNIGMGALIATLVLHVTGWLHAGTTGYAAAMTAYSVGSIAGGFLAQRAARRLGRVRALLLGGTVQTGALLLMGSVRELTALVAGMLLLGAMGMVWNVNQVTLMQQRAPAAMTGRVSAAFRTASTAGAPLGALLGGIAARTLGLGAPALLTAALFALAVLSLIPARAADVSKDAAQDGVTTGPGPG, translated from the coding sequence ATGACGACGGCTCAGGCGGCTCAGGCGGTGCCGACGACGCCCGCCTGGCGCGGGGGGTTCGGACGGCTGTGGACGGCCGCCGTCCTCTCCCGCTTCGGCGACGCGCTGCGCACGGCCGCGCTGCCCCTGCTCGCCGTGCGGCTCACCGATGACCCGCTCGCCGTCGCCGCGGTGACCGCCTGCGGCTATGTGCCCTGGCTGCTGTTCGGACTGCTGGGCGGAGCCCTGGCCGACCGTGTGGACCAACGGCGCGCCATGTGGGCCGTGGACGTGGCGCGCGGGCTGCTCGTCGCCGCCTTCGCCCTCGCGGTGGCCCTCGGACATGCCTCGATCCCGCTGCTGATCGCGCTCGCCTTCTCCCTCACCGCACTCCAGACCCTGTTCGACAACGCCGCCACCGCCCTGCTGCCCTCCGTGGTCCGCCCGGAGTCCCTGGGCAGTGCCAACGCCCGCCTGATGACCGGTCAGCAAGTCGCCGGGGGCCTGCTCGGCGGCCCCCTAGTGCCGCTGCTGCTGACGGCCGGGGCCTTCCTTCCCTACGCGGCCGACGCCGTCACCTACCTCCTGGGCGCCGCCCTCGTGGCCTCCCTGCGCGTCGAGACGCCGTCACGCGAACCGCGCCCGGCCGGTGCCACCTTGCGCGCCGACATAGGAGATGGCCTGCGCGCCCTGTGGCGGGACCGGGTGCTCCGCGCCGTCTGCGGGGCAACCCTGCTGTGCAACATCGGCATGGGCGCCCTGATCGCCACCCTCGTCCTGCACGTCACCGGCTGGCTGCACGCGGGCACCACCGGATACGCGGCGGCCATGACCGCCTACTCGGTCGGCAGCATCGCCGGCGGCTTCCTGGCCCAGCGTGCGGCGCGCCGCCTCGGCCGGGTACGGGCCCTGCTGCTGGGCGGCACGGTGCAGACCGGCGCGCTGCTCCTGATGGGCTCCGTGCGGGAGTTGACGGCGCTGGTCGCCGGGATGCTGCTGCTCGGCGCGATGGGCATGGTGTGGAACGTCAACCAGGTGACGCTGATGCAGCAGCGGGCCCCCGCCGCCATGACCGGCCGCGTCTCGGCCGCCTTCCGCACCGCCTCGACCGCCGGTGCCCCGCTCGGCGCCCTGCTGGGCGGCATCGCCGCCCGCACCCTCGGCCTCGGCGCGCCCGCCCTGCTCACGGCCGCGCTCTTCGCACTGGCGGTGCTCTCGCTGATACCGGCGCGCGCGGCGGACGTATCCAAGGACGCGGCCCAGGACGGTGTCACCACCGGTCCGGGTCCGGGGTGA